The Bacillus sp. FJAT-27916 genomic interval ATCAATTTTTATCAAAAGGAGAGATGTAACAATGATGAATGTAACAGTTGTAGTTGATTTCATGGGAAGACATTATACAACAAATGTGTTGACTCAAAGAGACACGGACGAATCTGAGATCATGCAAATGGCTTACGAACAAGTTCGTAAACAATGGACACCTATTAAATAACATATGATCTTAATCAACCGCTCAGGGATAATCCCTGGGCGGTTATTTTTTTCTTTAATCATCTCGAAAAAATAGTGAAGGGTCAAATGATACTTTGCCAACTCATCTAAAAACCCGAACAAATATCTATTTCAGTAAAATATTAACTCTTTTACCTATAATCATGATTAATCTTATTTTTCACAGGTATACCAAAGGGTTATCATTTGAAATTACGTGTTCACTACTTTTATCATTAAAGGGAGGAAAGATTTTTCAATATAATTTATTTTGAAAAAAATCTATAGAAAGGAGCATAATTATGAAGAAATTCTGGCTTTCTCTTACCGTTTCAATAATGGCGCTTGCTGGATTAAGCGGATGCAGTCCAATTACTGTCCTGAATCCGAAAGGACCGCAAGCGGAAATCCAGTCAGACACAATTATTTTCTCAATGTATGTTATGGCGGGTATTTTAATCATTGTTTATGCGCTTTTTATTTATATGATTGTGAAATACCGAGCAACAAATCAGCCAGTTCAGTATGATC includes:
- a CDS encoding BA3454 family stress response protein; translation: MMNVTVVVDFMGRHYTTNVLTQRDTDESEIMQMAYEQVRKQWTPIK